A window of the Flavobacterium sangjuense genome harbors these coding sequences:
- a CDS encoding MFS transporter, producing MKQFSTKEKFRILFSFPVIIAALGYFVDIYDLLLFGIVRIPSLNDMNLDADKVGTMIINYQMIGLVLGGIIWGVFGDKKGRLSVLFGSIIVYSLANIACGFLPEMNFADKGTIYAVLRFIAGIGLAGELGAGITLVSETLPKELRAIGTSIVAGFGVLGAVVAQFTVELAGSWTTAYIIGGCMGLVLLVLRISVAESGMFKSVKENTAIKRGDFFSFFTNKVLFLKYMRCVFIGIPIWYGIGILVFMANQFAPEMGIASINPGKAIMWTYTATSISDFTSGWFSQVLKSRKKAILYMLLFTLLGVILLLFSGNKSENMYYFYCAWIGFGSGFWALFVTVAAEQFGTNLRSTATTSVPNMVRGSVPIMLIGFDYLKQTNSVIYSAAFVGLIAFGLALYAVLTISETHNTDLDYVD from the coding sequence ATGAAACAATTTTCCACCAAAGAAAAATTCCGTATTCTTTTTAGTTTTCCCGTAATCATTGCCGCACTTGGCTATTTTGTTGACATTTATGATTTATTGCTTTTTGGTATTGTACGTATCCCAAGCCTAAATGACATGAATTTGGACGCTGATAAAGTCGGAACCATGATTATCAATTACCAAATGATAGGATTAGTACTTGGAGGAATCATTTGGGGTGTTTTTGGTGATAAAAAAGGGCGGCTTTCAGTGTTATTCGGTTCTATCATTGTGTATTCGTTGGCCAATATCGCCTGCGGATTTTTACCTGAAATGAATTTTGCCGACAAAGGAACTATTTATGCAGTGTTGCGTTTCATTGCCGGAATTGGTTTAGCGGGAGAATTAGGCGCCGGAATCACTTTAGTTTCCGAAACTTTGCCCAAAGAATTGCGGGCAATCGGAACCTCAATCGTGGCAGGTTTTGGTGTACTTGGTGCTGTGGTTGCCCAATTTACCGTTGAATTAGCCGGAAGCTGGACAACGGCCTACATCATTGGTGGATGCATGGGTTTGGTATTATTGGTATTGCGAATTAGTGTGGCTGAAAGCGGTATGTTTAAAAGCGTAAAGGAAAATACTGCTATAAAACGTGGTGATTTTTTTTCCTTTTTTACCAATAAAGTGCTTTTCCTAAAATACATGCGTTGTGTTTTTATTGGTATTCCGATTTGGTATGGCATCGGAATATTGGTTTTTATGGCAAACCAATTTGCACCCGAAATGGGTATTGCTTCCATAAATCCCGGAAAGGCAATCATGTGGACTTATACTGCAACTTCGATAAGTGATTTCACCAGCGGATGGTTTTCTCAAGTTTTAAAATCAAGAAAGAAAGCAATCTTATACATGTTGTTGTTTACGTTGCTCGGAGTAATATTGCTTCTTTTTAGCGGTAATAAAAGTGAAAACATGTATTATTTCTATTGCGCCTGGATTGGATTTGGTTCCGGTTTTTGGGCACTATTTGTTACTGTCGCAGCAGAACAATTTGGCACCAACCTGCGAAGCACAGCCACTACAAGTGTGCCCAATATGGTTAGAGGTTCTGTACCGATAATGCTTATTGGTTTTGATTATCTAAAACAAACCAACAGCGTTATATATTCAGCCGCTTTTGTAGGTTTGATTGCCTTTGGTTTAGCACTTTATGCTGTGCTCACAATAAGCGAAACGCACAATACAGATTTGGATTATGTGGATTGA
- a CDS encoding LytR/AlgR family response regulator transcription factor gives MSLKAIIVEDEKHSRETLKNLLEEFCVDVKVIETAANVDEAVTKIAALHPDVVFLDIELQTGTGFDVLSQLRDINFEVIFTTAFEQYAIKAVKFSSLDYLLKPIDLEELQKSIEKAKKKKNQDVYKKQLETLMLNLKQQHPKLNKICLSTADGFEFINTADILYCKAEGSYTTFILNNNSKLLVSKHLKEYESLLLEQQFMRVHNSFLINLNEVKKFVKSDGGYIIMNNNDTVSISRSKKDDFLELMNNLMH, from the coding sequence ATGAGTTTAAAAGCCATAATTGTAGAAGATGAAAAACATAGCAGGGAAACTTTAAAAAACCTGCTTGAAGAGTTTTGTGTAGATGTAAAAGTTATAGAAACTGCAGCTAACGTCGATGAGGCAGTTACAAAAATTGCTGCATTACATCCTGATGTTGTCTTTTTAGACATTGAGTTGCAAACGGGAACTGGATTTGATGTGCTGTCTCAGTTAAGAGATATCAATTTTGAGGTTATCTTTACAACCGCTTTTGAGCAATACGCCATTAAAGCAGTTAAATTCAGTTCGCTCGACTATCTTTTAAAACCTATAGATTTAGAAGAATTGCAAAAATCAATTGAAAAAGCGAAAAAGAAGAAAAATCAAGATGTCTATAAAAAGCAATTAGAGACATTAATGCTTAATTTAAAGCAACAACATCCAAAACTCAACAAAATTTGTCTTTCAACGGCTGATGGTTTTGAATTTATAAATACCGCTGATATTCTTTATTGCAAAGCTGAGGGTTCTTACACGACATTCATTTTAAATAATAATTCAAAACTCTTGGTTAGTAAACATTTAAAAGAGTATGAATCACTTTTGCTGGAGCAACAGTTTATGCGTGTTCACAATAGTTTTTTAATCAATTTAAATGAAGTTAAAAAATTTGTAAAATCAGATGGAGGCTACATTATAATGAATAATAATGATACGGTAAGTATTTCAAGATCTAAAAAAGATGACTTTTTGGAACTTATGAATAATTTAATGCATTAG
- a CDS encoding sensor histidine kinase: MDFKNMAHQLEKDTTYNLKFKDFEYATFYYQNNATIGQRKIGRFDGIKNSELMIYSHGTYFNKHNLIDNRYLYLKVKRVKAFEPISLWKFTYQSQNEENEINRGLTWTNVKKLVPSFLFAGVCIIMCLFTFFFYVYFRQKEYLFYTLYVLSFFLYLCGYNLKIYDFLFNKNLFYSFWFYQNLQIVINIFYLSFILHYLKTAIDYPKLHFTIKILVLILITLVVLNATFILLNLFSGHLYVMSFHRFMMVLFGVCGMIYLLKNKKDKLALFIIIGSFCYMVGGLAHIFYNQYYIMLTGVSLEFIIFAFGLTYKMQQTQKEKLQFQEDSYINKTKALKAQINPHFIFNSLSSIQHLIATNHKEAALKYLTKFSRLMRNIMENSIEATSLLSDEIKILKDYLELESLRFDNAFNFSIEIDEAIDSDAVEVPMLIIQPFVENAILHGLLNKKEGAKTLIITFKMFESYISCEIDDNGVGRNAAANAANRIKKNVKSRGMEVTENRLRLLNTKNPQEKNIEIIDKYDDQGQSLGTKVIIKIPIN; this comes from the coding sequence TTGGATTTTAAAAATATGGCGCACCAATTAGAAAAGGATACTACCTATAATTTAAAATTTAAGGATTTTGAGTATGCCACTTTTTATTATCAAAACAATGCAACTATAGGCCAACGCAAGATTGGAAGATTTGACGGCATTAAAAACTCAGAATTGATGATTTACAGTCATGGGACTTACTTCAATAAACACAATCTCATTGACAATAGGTATTTATACCTTAAAGTTAAAAGGGTTAAAGCTTTTGAACCTATTTCACTATGGAAATTCACCTACCAGTCACAAAACGAGGAAAATGAGATAAATAGAGGATTAACCTGGACTAATGTCAAAAAATTAGTTCCCTCTTTTTTGTTTGCCGGTGTTTGTATAATCATGTGCTTATTTACATTTTTCTTTTATGTATACTTTAGACAAAAAGAGTATTTGTTTTACACACTATATGTTTTAAGTTTTTTTCTGTACTTATGTGGTTATAATCTAAAAATATATGATTTCCTTTTTAACAAAAACCTGTTTTATAGTTTTTGGTTCTATCAAAATTTGCAAATAGTGATCAACATATTTTATTTGAGTTTTATTCTACATTATTTAAAAACTGCCATAGACTATCCTAAACTTCACTTCACCATAAAAATCCTGGTTTTGATACTGATAACTCTAGTGGTTTTGAATGCTACTTTTATTTTATTAAACCTTTTCTCAGGACATCTGTATGTAATGTCTTTTCATCGATTTATGATGGTTTTATTTGGAGTTTGCGGAATGATTTATCTCCTAAAAAACAAGAAAGATAAGCTGGCATTATTTATAATTATTGGTTCGTTTTGTTATATGGTTGGAGGTTTAGCCCATATATTTTACAACCAGTATTACATTATGCTTACGGGTGTATCTCTGGAATTTATCATTTTTGCATTTGGTTTGACTTACAAAATGCAACAAACACAAAAAGAAAAACTGCAATTTCAGGAAGATTCTTATATCAATAAAACAAAGGCATTAAAAGCTCAAATTAATCCACATTTTATATTTAATTCCTTAAGTTCTATCCAGCATTTAATTGCCACTAACCATAAAGAAGCGGCACTAAAATACCTTACAAAATTTAGTCGGTTAATGAGAAATATTATGGAAAATTCTATTGAAGCAACTTCATTATTATCTGATGAAATTAAGATTTTGAAAGATTATTTAGAATTGGAATCCTTACGTTTTGATAATGCCTTTAATTTTTCCATAGAAATTGATGAAGCCATAGATAGTGATGCCGTTGAGGTTCCAATGCTCATCATACAACCTTTTGTTGAAAATGCTATTTTACATGGCTTATTGAATAAAAAAGAAGGTGCTAAAACATTAATCATCACTTTCAAAATGTTTGAAAGCTATATCAGTTGCGAAATAGATGATAATGGTGTAGGTAGAAATGCTGCTGCAAATGCTGCCAATAGGATTAAAAAAAACGTAAAATCGCGCGGTATGGAAGTCACTGAAAACAGGTTACGACTTCTCAATACTAAAAATCCTCAAGAAAAAAATATAGAGATTATCGATAAGTATGATGATCAGGGTCAATCATTGGGAACCAAAGTAATTATTAAAATTCCAATTAACTAA
- a CDS encoding histidine kinase has translation MTDLVKSKTFNNEQFEDVLIYFSKSILGKENEEDLLWDLAKNCIAKLGFVDCVIYIINTQQNVLEQKAAYGPKSPKDKNLYNPVTINLGHGITGTVAVTGKAEIINDTSKDERYIVDDEQRLSEITVPIATESAIYGVLDCEHPSKGFFTQQHLKMLSTIASICAIKIENVRASKLIQEKQDKLLKIKQEVVELKLKALNTQMNPHFVFNALNAIQYFITSENKKSALEYLSVFSKLIRFYLKHIEKETVTLDEEIAMLNWYLKLQQLRYDDQFQFEITLDKSAKNTDALIPSFILQTLFENIIEHGIYCQHTNQKISTLFKVTQKNVIVNLSYSYDPKSAKNSNYLPEYRDRIVEWQNQIQLLNTFKNYKIENKITFHKNGKLTGGNINLILPNLQ, from the coding sequence ATGACAGATTTAGTAAAGTCTAAAACATTCAATAATGAACAATTTGAAGATGTATTGATTTATTTTTCTAAATCCATTTTAGGAAAAGAAAATGAAGAAGATTTGCTATGGGATTTAGCTAAAAACTGTATTGCCAAATTAGGTTTTGTTGATTGCGTTATTTATATCATCAACACGCAACAAAATGTGTTAGAACAAAAAGCGGCTTATGGACCCAAAAGCCCAAAAGATAAAAATCTCTATAATCCGGTCACGATTAATTTAGGACATGGAATTACCGGTACAGTTGCTGTTACAGGTAAGGCCGAAATTATTAATGATACCTCAAAAGATGAAAGATACATAGTTGATGACGAGCAACGGTTGTCGGAAATCACCGTACCTATTGCTACAGAAAGTGCGATATATGGCGTTTTAGACTGTGAACATCCAAGTAAAGGATTCTTCACACAACAACATTTAAAAATGTTATCCACCATAGCATCTATATGTGCTATTAAAATTGAGAATGTTAGAGCATCCAAATTAATTCAGGAAAAACAAGACAAGTTGCTCAAAATAAAACAAGAGGTTGTCGAATTAAAATTAAAAGCCTTAAATACGCAAATGAATCCACATTTCGTATTTAATGCCTTGAATGCTATTCAGTATTTTATTACTTCTGAAAACAAAAAATCAGCTTTAGAATACCTATCAGTTTTTAGTAAATTGATACGTTTTTATTTAAAACATATTGAAAAAGAAACCGTTACACTCGATGAAGAAATTGCCATGCTTAATTGGTATTTAAAACTGCAGCAATTGCGATATGATGATCAATTTCAATTTGAAATTACTCTTGATAAAAGTGCTAAAAATACCGATGCTTTGATACCGTCTTTTATTCTTCAAACGCTATTCGAAAACATTATTGAGCATGGTATCTATTGCCAACATACTAATCAAAAGATTTCAACGCTATTTAAAGTAACCCAAAAAAATGTGATTGTAAACTTGTCGTATAGTTATGATCCTAAGTCGGCGAAAAACAGTAACTATTTACCAGAGTATAGAGATCGAATTGTGGAATGGCAAAATCAAATACAATTACTCAATACTTTTAAAAACTATAAGATAGAAAATAAGATTACTTTCCATAAAAATGGTAAATTAACGGGCGGAAATATTAACTTAATACTGCCTAATTTACAATAA
- a CDS encoding T9SS type A sorting domain-containing protein, with protein MKHKKVKLGVLLLGFSLSAHAQQAATASGGNASGSGGTVAYSVGQIVYTTITGSNGSVAQGVQQPYEISIVLGLENHEVNLIQAYPNPTIDYLTLNVGNSDLSSLNFQLYDITGKLIENKKITSSTETIRMENLPSATYFLKVTNNNKQVKTFKIIKK; from the coding sequence ATGAAACACAAAAAAGTAAAATTAGGTGTTTTGCTATTAGGATTTAGTCTTTCAGCACATGCACAACAAGCAGCCACTGCTTCTGGCGGTAATGCTTCTGGTAGCGGAGGAACCGTTGCTTACAGCGTAGGCCAGATAGTTTACACTACCATCACAGGTTCTAATGGGTCGGTAGCTCAAGGTGTACAACAACCTTACGAAATTTCAATAGTATTAGGATTGGAAAACCATGAAGTAAATCTTATACAGGCATACCCTAACCCAACTATTGATTATTTAACACTGAATGTTGGCAACAGCGATCTTTCTTCTTTGAACTTTCAACTGTACGACATAACCGGTAAATTAATTGAAAACAAAAAAATTACAAGTTCCACAGAAACGATCCGCATGGAAAATTTGCCGAGTGCTACCTATTTTTTAAAAGTAACAAACAACAACAAACAAGTAAAAACATTTAAAATCATTAAAAAATAA
- a CDS encoding tail fiber domain-containing protein codes for MKKIYSIIAGLFITASVFAQAPQKMSYQAVIRNNGNTLITSTAVGMKISVLQGTSNGTVVYSETQTPNTNANGLVSLEIGSGTPLTGTFEGINWADGPYFIKTETDPTGGSTYTISGTSELLSVPYALFSANGTPGPAGPAGATGPQGPIGLTGPAGATGPQGPQGNPGILLSGTAAGNTPYWDGTSWLVNSNNIFNNGANIGIGTTTPTSKLHVKSTTGNAMRVEGTSNMFVGLYEDGAYRGYLGSFAGNSTDVDFGTGAGNSAGSLHLTVQANPALSIDPNMNVGIGTTTPDSNRLKINIADATTPTGLSIQNDYTGASNKYGINLNVNEVGTGTKYGVYSLMEGTAGDASNVYGSYLNAIPNGTGSAYGNYNYLAPLGTGSRYGTYNWVDAAAASTSTIYGSHQLVNHNGSGTTYGYAADVNKAAGQAGNLYGLNITADNDGTGNSYLLYGNSVGSTTGNEYGVYVTGEDINYFSNKVGIGTNAPSTKLEVVSNNTAASQGVIRGVFTGTNTEAYGVHGVNNNSADYGTGVWGDGGSVGVGGQSIIAGPGDRYGMYAAGNNGNDDNHGIYASGQYGTNTYGIKASGLYGTSNNYGVHATGRFGNNSHGIYATAQYGSNSNYGIYGIATGGEIAYGVYGSGSGGTTTSFGGYFNGTVYTTGLFIASDRKLKTDIVPLNGALTLINRLQPSAYNYNTSAYKQMNLPEGLQYGLIADELQQVIPSAVKKTVQPAEYENHDSQNGKKLSDEVEFNAVNYTAIVPILIAAVKEQQQVIEGMQLQIDELKRLVGELNKK; via the coding sequence ATGAAGAAAATTTATTCAATCATAGCTGGGCTTTTTATAACTGCAAGCGTATTTGCGCAAGCCCCACAAAAAATGAGTTACCAAGCCGTAATTCGCAACAATGGTAACACACTAATAACATCAACAGCGGTTGGAATGAAAATAAGTGTATTGCAAGGTACATCAAATGGTACAGTAGTATATAGCGAAACGCAAACCCCAAACACCAATGCTAACGGTTTAGTAAGTTTAGAAATTGGTAGCGGTACACCACTAACTGGCACATTTGAAGGGATTAATTGGGCAGATGGACCTTATTTTATTAAAACAGAGACTGACCCAACTGGAGGGTCGACCTATACTATTTCAGGTACCAGCGAACTTTTAAGCGTACCTTATGCTTTATTTTCTGCAAATGGAACTCCGGGACCTGCTGGTCCTGCAGGAGCGACAGGTCCTCAAGGTCCAATTGGTTTAACTGGTCCAGCTGGAGCAACAGGGCCTCAAGGACCACAGGGCAACCCTGGAATACTTTTGAGCGGTACTGCTGCTGGAAATACACCTTATTGGGACGGCACTTCGTGGTTAGTAAACAGCAACAATATTTTCAATAATGGTGCTAATATTGGTATAGGTACCACAACTCCTACTTCAAAACTGCATGTGAAAAGTACCACTGGTAACGCGATGAGAGTGGAAGGAACAAGCAATATGTTTGTTGGACTTTATGAAGATGGTGCTTACAGAGGTTATTTGGGTTCTTTTGCGGGTAACAGTACCGATGTTGATTTTGGTACCGGAGCTGGAAATTCAGCCGGTTCACTGCATCTAACAGTTCAGGCAAATCCAGCACTTAGTATTGATCCCAACATGAATGTGGGAATTGGTACAACAACACCTGACAGCAATAGGCTTAAAATTAATATAGCCGATGCTACCACACCTACAGGTTTATCTATCCAGAATGATTACACTGGTGCATCAAACAAATATGGCATCAATTTGAACGTGAATGAAGTAGGCACCGGAACTAAGTATGGCGTATATTCTTTGATGGAAGGCACCGCTGGAGATGCAAGTAATGTTTATGGTTCTTATCTAAACGCTATACCAAACGGCACCGGAAGTGCCTACGGAAATTATAACTACTTGGCACCTCTTGGTACCGGTTCAAGATATGGCACTTATAACTGGGTAGATGCAGCCGCAGCGAGTACATCCACCATTTACGGCAGCCACCAGTTGGTTAACCATAACGGATCTGGAACCACTTACGGATATGCTGCCGATGTGAACAAAGCAGCTGGACAAGCAGGCAATTTGTATGGTCTAAATATTACAGCTGATAATGACGGCACCGGCAATTCATACCTTCTTTATGGTAATTCGGTTGGTAGCACAACAGGCAACGAATACGGAGTATATGTAACTGGTGAAGATATAAATTACTTTAGTAATAAAGTGGGTATTGGAACCAATGCACCATCAACCAAACTAGAAGTAGTAAGCAACAATACCGCCGCATCACAAGGAGTCATACGAGGAGTGTTTACAGGCACCAATACAGAAGCTTATGGTGTACACGGTGTTAATAACAATAGCGCAGATTATGGCACTGGTGTTTGGGGCGATGGCGGAAGTGTTGGAGTTGGTGGACAATCAATCATTGCAGGTCCAGGCGACAGGTATGGTATGTATGCTGCAGGTAATAATGGCAATGATGACAATCACGGAATTTATGCAAGTGGGCAGTATGGAACCAACACATATGGAATTAAGGCATCTGGGCTGTATGGTACCTCTAACAATTACGGAGTTCATGCTACCGGAAGATTTGGGAACAATTCCCATGGGATTTATGCAACTGCACAGTATGGTAGTAATTCCAATTATGGTATTTATGGAATTGCAACTGGTGGCGAAATTGCTTACGGTGTGTATGGTTCTGGAAGTGGAGGCACAACTACCAGTTTTGGTGGTTATTTTAATGGAACTGTTTATACAACTGGTTTATTTATAGCAAGCGATAGAAAACTGAAAACCGACATAGTGCCTTTGAATGGCGCTTTAACGTTAATCAACCGTCTACAACCTTCGGCATACAATTATAACACAAGTGCTTACAAACAAATGAACCTGCCAGAGGGTTTACAATATGGTTTAATTGCCGATGAACTGCAGCAGGTAATACCAAGTGCGGTAAAAAAAACGGTGCAGCCTGCCGAATATGAAAATCATGATTCACAAAACGGTAAAAAGTTAAGCGACGAAGTAGAGTTTAACGCCGTTAATTACACAGCAATTGTTCCTATCCTTATTGCTGCTGTAAAAGAACAGCAACAAGTGATTGAAGGAATGCAACTGCAAATTGACGAATTAAAAAGACTTGTTGGAGAGCTGAACAAAAAGTAA
- a CDS encoding L,D-transpeptidase — protein MKKYILILSIFMVLISCKHEKPVMHKKAAPTRTKPKAVGYHFEKTKSWLATTNDSAKIWIVLAVNRTDKANIVKMDSIIVPKDLSGDMAYYLPFPLEVSALENVSKIIFFSYATQTFATYEYGYLIRTGPTNMGRKADKTPTGLFFTNWKAEKTTSTFNDEWDLKWNFNVANKLGVGWHQYELPGYPASHSCLRLQERDAKYLYDWADEWVLVNDQTIKLKGTPVVIFGSYNFDAPKPWHQLVRKPKALNISEATIEKEVQPFLSKILSEQKKRENSKQ, from the coding sequence ATGAAAAAGTATATCCTTATCCTTAGTATTTTTATGGTCTTAATTTCGTGTAAACACGAAAAACCTGTGATGCATAAAAAAGCCGCTCCAACTCGAACAAAGCCGAAAGCAGTTGGCTACCATTTTGAAAAAACCAAAAGCTGGCTGGCTACTACAAACGACAGCGCAAAAATTTGGATAGTTCTGGCGGTTAACAGAACTGATAAAGCCAATATTGTCAAGATGGATTCCATTATAGTCCCAAAAGATTTGAGCGGTGATATGGCATATTATTTACCGTTCCCGCTTGAAGTATCCGCGCTTGAGAATGTTAGCAAAATAATCTTCTTTTCGTATGCGACACAGACTTTTGCTACTTATGAATATGGATATTTAATTCGAACCGGACCAACCAATATGGGGCGAAAAGCAGACAAGACTCCAACTGGATTATTTTTTACCAACTGGAAAGCCGAAAAAACTACCAGCACGTTTAATGACGAATGGGATTTAAAATGGAACTTTAATGTCGCCAACAAACTAGGTGTTGGATGGCATCAATATGAGTTACCCGGTTATCCTGCGTCGCATTCGTGCTTACGATTACAGGAAAGAGATGCAAAATACCTTTATGATTGGGCTGATGAATGGGTATTGGTAAACGATCAAACCATTAAACTAAAAGGCACTCCAGTTGTCATTTTCGGTAGTTATAATTTCGATGCCCCGAAACCATGGCATCAATTGGTTAGAAAACCAAAAGCTTTGAATATTTCAGAAGCAACGATTGAAAAAGAAGTGCAGCCTTTTCTATCCAAAATACTATCAGAACAGAAAAAAAGAGAGAATTCCAAACAATAA
- the lipA gene encoding lipoyl synthase: MESVIDTNLPVGKPKWLKVKLPIGQKYSELRGLVDKYKLNTICASGSCPNMGECWGEGTATFMILGNICTRSCGFCGVKTGRPETVDWDEPEKVARSIKIMKIKHAVITSVDRDDLKDMGSIIWLETVQAIRRMNPETTLETLIPDFQGVERIIDRIVEANPEVVSHNVETVRRLTREVRIQAKYDRSLAVLKYLKNQGIRRTKSGIMLGLGETEEEVIQTMRDLRDQNVDIVTIGQYLQPSKKHLPVKEFITPEQFEKYEKLGKEMGFRHVESGPLVRSSYHAEKHIL; encoded by the coding sequence ATGGAATCAGTTATTGATACTAATTTACCGGTTGGTAAGCCAAAATGGCTAAAGGTAAAGTTGCCTATTGGTCAAAAATACTCCGAACTTCGTGGTCTGGTTGATAAATACAAACTCAACACTATCTGTGCTTCCGGCAGTTGCCCAAATATGGGCGAATGTTGGGGTGAAGGCACAGCAACCTTTATGATTTTAGGAAATATCTGCACGCGTTCGTGTGGTTTTTGTGGCGTAAAAACCGGTCGTCCGGAAACGGTAGATTGGGATGAACCCGAAAAAGTAGCGCGTTCTATCAAAATTATGAAAATAAAACACGCCGTGATTACCAGCGTTGACCGTGATGATTTAAAAGATATGGGTTCTATCATTTGGTTAGAAACCGTTCAGGCGATTCGCCGAATGAATCCGGAAACGACTTTAGAAACATTGATACCGGATTTTCAGGGTGTAGAAAGAATCATTGACCGAATTGTAGAAGCCAATCCTGAAGTAGTATCGCACAATGTAGAAACCGTGCGTCGTTTAACGCGTGAAGTTCGTATTCAGGCGAAATATGACAGAAGTTTGGCGGTTTTAAAATACCTGAAAAATCAGGGAATCCGCAGAACCAAATCAGGTATCATGCTTGGTCTTGGTGAAACTGAAGAAGAAGTGATACAAACCATGCGCGATTTGCGTGACCAAAATGTTGACATAGTTACCATTGGTCAATATTTACAACCGAGCAAAAAACATTTGCCGGTAAAAGAATTCATCACTCCGGAACAATTCGAGAAATACGAAAAACTGGGCAAGGAAATGGGATTCCGTCATGTAGAAAGTGGTCCGTTAGTGCGTTCTTCTTATCACGCTGAAAAACATATTCTTTAA
- the gap gene encoding type I glyceraldehyde-3-phosphate dehydrogenase gives MKTKIAINGFGRIGRNLFRLLLNHPSIEVVTINDIADNKTMAHLIKYDSIHGVLPYEVSFNDKSIIVDGKPYLFFHEKEISNLNWNNIDFVIESTGKYNKFEDINKHILAGAKKVILSAPSEVPEIKTVVLGVNENILDGSENIVSNASCTTNNAAPMIKIIDELCGIEQAYITTVHSYTTDQSLHDQPHKDLRRARGASQSIVPTTTGAAKALTKIFPEMEGKIGGSGIRVPVPDGSLTDITCYVKKEVNIEEINTAFKKASQTSLKGILDYTEDPIVSVDIIGNKNSCLFDAQLTSVIGKMVKVVGWYDNEIGYSSRIIDLILLLKK, from the coding sequence TTGAAAACAAAAATTGCCATCAACGGTTTTGGACGCATTGGAAGAAATCTTTTCCGATTGCTCCTCAATCATCCTTCGATTGAAGTAGTTACTATCAATGACATTGCCGACAATAAAACCATGGCACATTTGATAAAATACGACAGTATTCATGGTGTTTTGCCTTATGAAGTTTCCTTTAATGACAAATCGATAATCGTAGATGGAAAGCCCTATTTGTTTTTTCACGAAAAGGAAATCTCAAATCTTAACTGGAATAACATTGACTTCGTTATCGAAAGCACTGGTAAATACAATAAGTTTGAAGACATCAACAAGCATATTTTGGCCGGAGCCAAAAAAGTAATTCTCTCTGCACCTTCTGAAGTTCCTGAAATTAAAACTGTAGTTCTTGGTGTCAACGAAAATATATTGGACGGAAGCGAGAACATAGTTTCAAATGCAAGTTGCACGACCAACAACGCCGCACCAATGATTAAAATCATTGACGAACTTTGTGGCATTGAGCAGGCGTATATTACAACGGTGCATTCCTATACAACAGATCAAAGCTTACACGATCAACCACATAAAGATTTGCGTCGGGCTCGTGGTGCCAGCCAAAGCATTGTACCAACAACAACTGGTGCGGCGAAAGCATTGACCAAAATTTTCCCTGAGATGGAAGGGAAAATTGGTGGAAGCGGAATTCGTGTTCCGGTTCCTGATGGTTCTTTAACCGATATCACCTGTTATGTAAAAAAAGAAGTCAACATTGAAGAAATAAATACTGCCTTTAAAAAAGCATCGCAAACTTCTCTAAAAGGAATTTTGGATTATACCGAAGACCCAATAGTTTCGGTAGATATTATCGGCAACAAAAACTCTTGTCTTTTTGACGCACAACTAACTTCTGTTATAGGCAAAATGGTGAAAGTTGTTGGTTGGTATGATAACGAAATTGGTTATTCTTCCCGAATAATTGATTTAATACTGTTGTTAAAAAAATAA